The following DNA comes from Amycolatopsis albispora.
GTGCCGCCTTCGGGATCCTGCGCCGCACCATGGACCTCTCGGAAACCGACCCCGTGGTCACCTTCGGCGCGGGCAACCACGCGCTCTGGCCGCAGCGCTACCTGCCCGCGCACCGGCCGGGTTCGCTGCTCGCGCCCCGCAACGGCGCCATGGGTTTCGGCATTCCGGCCGCCGTGGCGGCCGCGCTCGTCCAGCCGGGCAGGCGGGTCCTGTCGGTCGCGGGTGACGGCTGCTTCCTGATGAACGGCCAGGAACTCGCGGTTGCCGTCGACCGGCGCCTGCCGGTGCTGGTGCTGATCGTGGACAACGGCTGCTACGCGACGATCCGGGCACACCAGGAGACGCACTATCCCGGCCGCCCCAGCGGAACCGGACTGTCCAATCCGGACTTCGCCGAGCTGGCGAAGGCGTACGGCGCGTTCGGCGCCACCGTCACGCACACCTCCGAATTCGAGGTGGCCCTGCGCAAGGCACTCGACACCCCCGGGCCCGCGGTGTTGCATCTGCGCACCGATCCGAGTACCCGTGGCCCGGTGTCCTGACCGAAAGGAGCGCTTCGATGAACCACCATGCCGCCTTCCTGGCCGACTTCGCCACGCTGTCCACCTTCGGCGCCACCGAGCGGGGCGGGGTGCACCGCGAAGCCGCCACCGACGCCGACGCCGCGCAGCGCGCGTGGTTCGGTGAACTGCTCGCCGCACGTGGTTTCCGGGTGGCCTTCGACCGGATCGGCAACCAGTTCGGGCTGCTCGACGCCGTGCCGGGCGCGCCGTACGTGCTGGTCGGCTCGCATCTGGACAGCCAGCCGTTCGGCGGCCGGTACGACGGCGCGTACGGGGTGCTGGCCGCGGCGCACGCCGCGGAGCGCGTGGCCGCGCGGTGGCGCGATTCCGGCCGCACGCCGCGTTACAACGTCGGCGTGGTGAACTGGTTCAACGAAGAGGGCTCGCGGTTCACGCCGAGCATGATGGGCAGCGCGGTGTACACCGGCTTGCTCGACCTCGACGCCGCGCTGGACACGCGTGACCTGCGTGGGGTCCGGGTCGGGGACCGGCTCGCCGAACTGGGGCAGCTCGGCGACGGCGGGCCGTCGCTCGACGACGTGGCCGCCTACGCCGAGATCCACATCGAGCAGGGGCGGGTGCTGGAGGACAGCGGGCACACCATCGGGCTGGTGCACGCGACCTGGTCGGCGCACAAGTACTTCCTCACCGTGGAGGGCGAGCAGAGCCACACCGGCTCCACCGTCATGGCCGACCGGCGGGACGCGCTGCTCGGCGCCGCGCACCTGACCGTGCTGGCCCGCGAAATCGCCGACGCGCTGTCCACTTCGGACGCTCCGCTGCACACTTCGGTGTCGCAGCTGACCGTGGAGCCGAACAGCCCGGTGACGGTGGCCAGGGAGGCGCGGCTGCACCTGGACCTGCGCTCGCCGGACGAGGCCGTGCTGGCGCGGGCGAACGCGATGCTGCACGAGCGGATCCCGTCGATCGAGCGGGCGGCGCGGGTTTCGATCTCGGTGGCGGGCGCGCACCACTGGGGCGTGCGCCCGTTCCCGGCGGCGGGCGTGGCGCTGGCCCGCGACTGCGCGGACGAACTGGGCCTGTCGCACCGGGAAATCATGACGATCGCCGGGCACGACTCGGTGAACATGAACGGCCGCGTCCCGACGGTGATGCTGTTCGTGCCCAGCGTGGAAGGCATCAGCCACAACGAAGGCGAGCTGACCAAGGACGCGGACGCGTGCGCCGGTGCCGACCTGCTCACCGAGGTCGTCGACCGCCTCACCGCCGGAACCCTCGATGGACGGTGACCTGGCTGCCGTCCGGACCGCCGCGGAAGCACAGGCGCGCCGCGTCACGCCCGGCCTCGAAAACATGGCGGACTACCTTGCGCGGCAGGTGAAGGACCGCTCGCACCGGGAAGTACTCGGGCCCCTGCTCCCCGCCTCCGGCGCCAGCGGCGTCATCCTCCACAAAGGACAGGAGATCGCCGCCTGGGGCGCCCCGTCCACGCCCGAAATGGCCTACAGCGTCACCAAGAGCTTCGTCTCGGCGGTCGCCGGAATCGCCTACGACCGGGGACTGCTGCCGGACGTCGACCGGTCGGTGGCCGCCACGGTCGACCTTTCCGCGCTCGGCATCCGTGTCCAGCCGGCGATCACCTGGCGGCACCTGCTCCAGCAAACCAGCCAATGGGACGGTGAACTCTGGGGCAAGCCAGCGAGGGTCGATGCTGCCAGCGCACACCGGGCCCACGCGCCACCGGGCGGCGCCTGGGCCTACAACGACGTCCGCGTGAACCTCCTGAGCCTGGCGCTGACCGTGTTGTTCCAGCAGCCCCTGCCCACCGTGCTGCACGAAAACCTTCTCGAACCGCTCGGAGCGTCGCCCACTTGGTCGTGGCACGGTTACCGCAATTCCACGATCGAACTCAACGGCAAGGCGGTGCCCGTCGTCAGCGGCGGCGCGCACTGGGGTGGCGGGCTGTGGATCTCCGCCCGCGACCTCGCCCGGTTCGGCCAGCTCTACCTCGACCACGGCCGTCACCGGGGAAAACAGCTGCTCAGCAGCGCGTGGATCGAGCACACCTGGCGGCCCTGCCCGGTCAACCCGGACTACGGCTACCTGTGGTGGCTCAACGACGCCCAGCGCGTCTTCCCCACCGCACCCCCGACCGGGCGGTGCGCACGCGGCAACGCCGACCGGCACCTGCTCTGGATCGACCCCGCACGCGACCTCGTCATCGCCTCCCGCTGCGGCGAAAACGTCGAAATCCTGCTCCACGCCGTGTCGGCGGCGCTGCCCGGGTCACGCGGCTAGGTCCCCAAGGCCACGAACGTCACGACTCAGCGATGTCCGGGGTGACCGTCGACAGCGGAAAACCCACGCAGGTCAGCACGTATCCATCGGCTCGCTGTACCAGTACCGTGGGAATGAACACGCACAAGTTCATGGCCACGTCAGACAAAGCGCCCGTGGAGACGTTCGAAAACGAGCTGGTCGCCATGGTGACCCGGTACCTGCGCGGGTAGCCGCGCAGGTACCGGGCGGCCTACCAGGCCACCGGCTTGCCGCCGAGGGTGACGACCAGACGGCCGTCCGCGGCGAAGGACCAGCCGAGCGCGCCCGTGTACGAGGCGCACCGCGATCCGTTCGACCCCATCCAGAACTGGTTCGAGCTGTCGGTGTTGCCGACGACCTTGTCGTTGGTCCCGCTGCTGCTGCGGCAAGAAGTGTTGTCGCGGAACACGGTCGATCCGGCTTCGAAGGTGTAGTTGCGCTGGTCGTTGTCGATGCTGAGGTTGTCCGACATCGTCATCGTGCCCGGGTTGCGGTTGTAGGTGAACCCGTGCTTGCCGTTGTCGAAGGCGATGCTGCGCCGGACGGTGTGGTCGACCCCGATGTCCTCGCCACCGAGCTTGTAGCCGTTGCGGTCGCCGTTGCCCGCCTGACCGCCGTTGCTCAGCGTGCCGTTCTGGTAGGCCAGCGAGTCCTCGATGGTCACCGCACCGATGGCGCCGGTGTCGGTCTTGGTGTAGAGGTCCCAGCCGTCATCGATGTTGTTGTGCGCCACCGCGTAGCGGAACACGTTGCCGGGACCGGAGGTGAGCTTCGCGGCGAAGCCGTCGGCGTCCTCCCCGTCGGAATCGGCGTTGTCGTGGGATTCCGCGCTCAGGATGAGGTTGTTCGCCGGCCACTGGGCTTTCGGCGTGTCGGAGGCCATTCGCGACAGCTGGAGCCCGGTGTCCCGGTTGAACCGGGTGACCGTGCGCTCGAGGATGTTGTTGCTGCCGCCGACGAAGATGCCGTTGTCCCCGGCACGCTCGACGGTGACGCCGGAGAGGTGCCAGTACGAACCGTTCACCGCCAGGCCGCGGTTCGCCGGATCTTCGCTCTGCGCCGAGAAGTTCAGCACCGGCTTCTCCGCCTGGTACGCGACCAGCTTCTTGCGGGCGCTGACGGTACCGCTGTTGCCCGGCGGAATGGTGACCGTCTGCGAGTAGTTGTACGTGCCGCCGCGCAGGTAGATCGTTCCCCCGGCGGCGACCCTGGTCAGCGCCGAGGTGAGCGTGGTGGGGTCGGAAATCGTGCCGGTGGCGCCGTCGCTGCCGGTCGGCGAGGCGTACAACGCGTCGGCGGGCTGCGGGCCGGGCCCGCCGTCGCCGGTGGTGATGTCGGCGTAGTCGATGTTGGGCAGGCCGCCCGAACTGGTCGGGCTGAGGCGGATCGTGCTGGTCCCGGCGGGCAGCGAGACGGTCAGCGCCTTCGACACCCAGCCGGACCACGCGCCGGTCGGCTCGAACGACACCGACTGCACCTTCGTGCCGTTGACCAGGAGGTCGGCGCCCCGGCTGGTGGCGGTGCCGTTGGCGAACCGGACCGACACCGTCGCCGTGCCCGCGACGGCCGCCGACGCGGTGAACTCGACGTGCGCACCCGTCGCGTTTTCGCCGTTGCAGAACCCGGAACCGGAGTAACCGGGCCAGTTCGTGTCGATGGTGCCGGTGCAGACCGCGGGCGCGGACTCGGCCTCGTAGTGCGCCGTCGCGGCACCCGCCGTGGCGAGCGGCAGCGCCAGTGCCGCGCCCGCGGCCAGCGCGGCACCGGCCGCGACCATTCGCATTCTCATCATGGACCTCCTGGAATGCCCTGTTCACATTCCTGAACAGCGCAAACGCCGATTGGGAGCGCTCACACTAGCGGGCGCGGCGGACGCATCGCAAAACTGTGAACTGATCGGAGCAATGGCGTTCACAACGATGAACAAAACCCGCGCGAATGGCGGATCACCACCAACTCCATGGCTCCTTTGTGTACCAATTCGAGCGGACACTCCGTCGCGCGGCGCCGCGAATCGGCGAGCCTTGACCTCCGCCTTGGTCGAGGTTCTACGGTCGGAAACCCCGTCCGTGCTACCGAGGAGTGCAGGGTGATCGTCACCGTCGCCAAGGTTGCCGACCCCGAACGGTTCCTGGAGATTTTCCGGACCATCGGCGCGCGGAAGCGGCGCGAACACGGCTGCCGCGGTGCCCGCGTCTACTTCGACCCCGAAGACCCGCACCGGGCGTGGTCCGTCTTCGACTGGGACCAGAAGGACTACGACAGGTTCCTCGCCGACCCCGAGATCCCGGCCATCGCACGGGAACTCGGGCTCCACGCACCGCCGGTGCACGCCGTCGCCGCGGTCGAGCTCGACTCCTGAGCGCGCGTCACGACGTCGAACCGGCGCGCGGGTCGAAGTCGCGGGTGGCGTCGGCGTAGGCGCGCAGTGCCTCGCGCGCCCGGCGGTCGTGCCGCTCTGGCAACGCCGCCCGCAGCGTGACCAGGAGATCTCCCGGACGGCCGTGCTCGCGCCGGATGCCGTGCCCGCGCAGGCGCAGGGTCCGGCCAGGCTTGCTGTCGGCGGGAACGCGCACGTTCCGGCTGCCGTCCAGGGTGGGCACGGCGACGGTCGCGCCGAAGACCAGTTCGGGCACCGACACCGGCAGGCTCACCAGGAGATCGTCGCCGTCGCGGTCGAACACCGGGTCCGGGGTGACGTGGATGCGCAGGTAGAGGTCACCGGGCACGCCGTGCGGCCCGCCAGGTTCACCCTGTCCGCGCAGGCGGATGCGCTGGCCGTCGGTGACCCCGGCCGGGATGCGGACCTGCCCGCCGCGGGTGCCGGAGTCGTCGGTCAGCGGCAGCGTGGTGCCACGGGCGGCGGTGCGGAAGTCCAGCGTCAGCTCGGCTTCCAGGTCCGCGCCACGCCGCGGCGCTGTGCCGGTACCGAAGAGGCTGTCGAACAACGCCTGGGCGTCCGCCATGCCCATGCCACCACGGCCGGAGCCGAACAGGTCACCGAGATCGAAGAACGATCCGCCCGTCGCCGTGCCCACGCTGCCACCGCGGGCGGCGCCGCTGGCCGCGAACCGGCGCGCTTCGTCGTATTCGGCGCGCTTGCCCGGGTCGGACAACACGGTGTACGCCTCGGAAACCGCCTTGAACCGCGCCTCGGCGCCCTCATCGCCCGGATTGGCGTCCGGGTGGTACCGGCGGGCGAGCCGCCGGTACGCCTTCTTGATCTCGTCGGCCGGGGCGCCGGGCGAAACGCCGAGGTCGGCGTAGAAGTCCCGGTCGAACCATTCCGGACTGCTCATCGATCCTCCCTCAGCGTTCGGGCTGGCTCAGCGCGGCGGGTGGTAACGCACCGGCCCGGCCCACAGGTCGGGCGGGCGGTCGGCGGGGCTGCTCCGGCGCACGCGGACCGGCACCGCGGTGCCACGGGTGCGGTGCCGGTCGTACTCGGCGCGGAGCTGCCGGTCCCGCAGCAGGCGGTAGGCCTCCACCACCGCGGCCAGCAGCGCCGCGTCACCGCCCGGCGCGTCCGGGTGCACCTCGCGTACCCGCCGCCGGTAGGCCAGCGTGATCTCACGCGGGGCGGCGTCCGGGCCGACGCCCAGCACCCGGTACGGATCGGCGCGACGCGATTCGGGCACGGTTCTCACCCCGGCGGGCTCAGCTCGCCCCCGCGGTGACGGCGATCTTGCGCGGCTTGGCCCGCTCGCCGACCGGGATCCGCAGCGTGAGCACACCCGCGTCGTAGTCGGCCGCGATGTTGCCGGTGTCGAGCGTCTCGCCGAGGAACAGCCGGCGAGTGAACACCCCGCGCGGACGTTCGGCGACCCGCACGTCGTCGTTCTTGCCGTAACCGCTGCCGCGCTCGGCCTTCACGGTCAGCACGTCGCGTTCGACGTTCAGCTCGATCGACTCCGGCGAAACCCCGGGAAGATCGAACTGCACCACGAACTCGTCACCGGACCGGTAGGCGTCCATCGGCATCACCGCGGGGCGGCTCGTGCCGTTCGTGCCGGAGAACATCACCATCGCCGTTGCCTCCTGACTCCTTCCACGTTCTGCGCACATTGCCAACGCACGACTCAACTTTTGTGTTCCCGTCACCGGAGGATTTCCCGGGTTCACCCGGTTGCAGTACCTGGACGGCGGCCACCAGCTGGTCGGCGAGGTCATCCAGCCCCGCGCGCCGGTCGATGGCGGCCAAGCGGTCCGGGGTCGTGCGGGTGGCCACGCGGGGTGGCGCGAGCAGCGAGCAGCAGTCCTCGTCGGGCAGTGCGGAGATCTCGCCAGTGCCGATCCGGCGGGCTTCGGCGACGATCTCTTCCTTGTCCCAGCCCAGGAGCGGGCGCAGCAGCGGCAGTTCGCAGCCCTGCTCGGCCGCGGCGAGATTGCTCAGCGTCTGGCTGGCGACCTGGCCGAGGCTGTCCCCGGTGACCAGCGC
Coding sequences within:
- a CDS encoding M20 family metallo-hydrolase, yielding MNHHAAFLADFATLSTFGATERGGVHREAATDADAAQRAWFGELLAARGFRVAFDRIGNQFGLLDAVPGAPYVLVGSHLDSQPFGGRYDGAYGVLAAAHAAERVAARWRDSGRTPRYNVGVVNWFNEEGSRFTPSMMGSAVYTGLLDLDAALDTRDLRGVRVGDRLAELGQLGDGGPSLDDVAAYAEIHIEQGRVLEDSGHTIGLVHATWSAHKYFLTVEGEQSHTGSTVMADRRDALLGAAHLTVLAREIADALSTSDAPLHTSVSQLTVEPNSPVTVAREARLHLDLRSPDEAVLARANAMLHERIPSIERAARVSISVAGAHHWGVRPFPAAGVALARDCADELGLSHREIMTIAGHDSVNMNGRVPTVMLFVPSVEGISHNEGELTKDADACAGADLLTEVVDRLTAGTLDGR
- a CDS encoding serine hydrolase domain-containing protein is translated as MDGDLAAVRTAAEAQARRVTPGLENMADYLARQVKDRSHREVLGPLLPASGASGVILHKGQEIAAWGAPSTPEMAYSVTKSFVSAVAGIAYDRGLLPDVDRSVAATVDLSALGIRVQPAITWRHLLQQTSQWDGELWGKPARVDAASAHRAHAPPGGAWAYNDVRVNLLSLALTVLFQQPLPTVLHENLLEPLGASPTWSWHGYRNSTIELNGKAVPVVSGGAHWGGGLWISARDLARFGQLYLDHGRHRGKQLLSSAWIEHTWRPCPVNPDYGYLWWLNDAQRVFPTAPPTGRCARGNADRHLLWIDPARDLVIASRCGENVEILLHAVSAALPGSRG
- a CDS encoding carbohydrate-binding protein; translated protein: MMRMRMVAAGAALAAGAALALPLATAGAATAHYEAESAPAVCTGTIDTNWPGYSGSGFCNGENATGAHVEFTASAAVAGTATVSVRFANGTATSRGADLLVNGTKVQSVSFEPTGAWSGWVSKALTVSLPAGTSTIRLSPTSSGGLPNIDYADITTGDGGPGPQPADALYASPTGSDGATGTISDPTTLTSALTRVAAGGTIYLRGGTYNYSQTVTIPPGNSGTVSARKKLVAYQAEKPVLNFSAQSEDPANRGLAVNGSYWHLSGVTVERAGDNGIFVGGSNNILERTVTRFNRDTGLQLSRMASDTPKAQWPANNLILSAESHDNADSDGEDADGFAAKLTSGPGNVFRYAVAHNNIDDGWDLYTKTDTGAIGAVTIEDSLAYQNGTLSNGGQAGNGDRNGYKLGGEDIGVDHTVRRSIAFDNGKHGFTYNRNPGTMTMSDNLSIDNDQRNYTFEAGSTVFRDNTSCRSSSGTNDKVVGNTDSSNQFWMGSNGSRCASYTGALGWSFAADGRLVVTLGGKPVAW
- a CDS encoding DnaJ C-terminal domain-containing protein; its protein translation is MSSPEWFDRDFYADLGVSPGAPADEIKKAYRRLARRYHPDANPGDEGAEARFKAVSEAYTVLSDPGKRAEYDEARRFAASGAARGGSVGTATGGSFFDLGDLFGSGRGGMGMADAQALFDSLFGTGTAPRRGADLEAELTLDFRTAARGTTLPLTDDSGTRGGQVRIPAGVTDGQRIRLRGQGEPGGPHGVPGDLYLRIHVTPDPVFDRDGDDLLVSLPVSVPELVFGATVAVPTLDGSRNVRVPADSKPGRTLRLRGHGIRREHGRPGDLLVTLRAALPERHDRRAREALRAYADATRDFDPRAGSTS
- a CDS encoding DnaJ domain-containing protein, yielding MPESRRADPYRVLGVGPDAAPREITLAYRRRVREVHPDAPGGDAALLAAVVEAYRLLRDRQLRAEYDRHRTRGTAVPVRVRRSSPADRPPDLWAGPVRYHPPR
- a CDS encoding Hsp20/alpha crystallin family protein, yielding MVMFSGTNGTSRPAVMPMDAYRSGDEFVVQFDLPGVSPESIELNVERDVLTVKAERGSGYGKNDDVRVAERPRGVFTRRLFLGETLDTGNIAADYDAGVLTLRIPVGERAKPRKIAVTAGAS